Genomic segment of Salvia splendens isolate huo1 chromosome 12, SspV2, whole genome shotgun sequence:
TCTTTAGCCTTGTTCGGATGCCCACTAGTTGATGAGTTGCCGGCCCAAGTAtccgcctttgggcgccactcttGGCGGGTGATCTTGGGGACGTTGCTCGAGTAAAATGCCTTGGTTGGTACTCGGCGATCCCTATCTCCACCCTGATTCTTCCTTCCCGAAGCATGACAATCTTCTTTCacgtgcccaacatgtttacaatttgCACAAAATAAagggatacggtcccatgccacttcgTACCTTGAATCTTTATCTCGGATATTGAGGATGATTTCTTCCGGCGGTGGGATCGAAATGTCAATCTCCACACAAATCCTAGCAAAGGAGAGCCGGCTTTGATGGATggtggcatgatcggcttgtagttGGCTTGCCTAAGAGATTACCGATTGCCATGATggccgattcctcatagagatgTGCCGGGATGCCCATGATATTGCACCAAACGGCAACAATCGGCGACTCGAAGAATGTATCAAAGTCCGACAcacatttgaagaccctcatcgggtgaacatcaacataccaattcgggCTCCCATTAGGACCATTTAACACCTTAGCATAGTCGGCCATCTCATGGAATTGGATTAAAATATGcttggcattcaagtatttccaagtaaatGAACCAACTAACCCCAATCCTCCTAGACTTTTTTGTATTTGGTAAGTAGATGGGAGCGAATGGGAGAATTTTCCAACGACggctagccctagcttctccgagaggTAATCCATTTCTAAGTCGGAAAAGGAGAGGGATGGTGTACCTTCAAAACAGCCGGCTATCCCCAACGCTTTGATCTTGGTGGCATCCAACGAGATTGGCTCGactttttggaatttttgagTGGCTGGTGCTCCTTCAACGGACCCCATCCCCACGCGAGATAGGGATTCTTTCGCCTCCTTCCACGCTCCGGCCGGCGGCACCAGCTTTTCCGGCGAGTATTCCGGTGGTGGTGCATCGGGAGGCCAACCCCCTTTGCGTTCACCATTGACTAGAGGTGGGAGGGAGGGGTGGCGAAAGGCTGCATCTCTGGGACAAAATGAGGGAGGTCTCGCTTCTCAAGGAAGGGACACCTTGGATGATTGGAGGGGAGTTTAACACCGTTCTCTCGTCGCGGGATAGAGCCGGAAGCGACACTAACCGACAAGCTGAAATGGTGGATTTCATGGAAGCCATCGAGGACTGCGGATTGCTTGACCCGGGCTTCGATGGCTCGGATTTAAATGGGCAAAGAATGGACTATTTGAAAGGTTGGACAGAGCCCTTGTGAACGAACCGTGGGCACAGAGTTATGAAGCCACCCGAGTAACAAACCTGCCACGGGTCTCCTCGGACCACGGTTCTGTGCTAGTAAGATGTAAAATGCTGAACAACCACACCGGTGGCAGACCGTTCCGgttccaaaatatgtggattAGACATGAAGGCTTCGCCGACCTAGTGCGAGAGGACAGGAGTCAACCGACGGAGACCGATGGCCTACTCAACTTCCAGATCAAACTTGCAAGAATATAGAAAGCTCTAAAGGAGTGGAACAAGGGAGTATTTGGGAACATCCATACCAACCTTAGGGAAATGGAGGAGAAAATTGCGGTGGCCCAAGCCGACTTTGAAGAGAGGCCATCCCCCGAAAATAGGACGAAAATTAACAAACTTATCGCCGAGTACATCCGATTCCTCAAGATGGAGGAAGACTTCTGGCGACAGAAGGCGACATTAAGAGATGGCTAGCGGAGGGTGACAAGAACACTAAATTTTACCAAAGctgggttttttttttattcaaacacctttacggtggagggttcgtgggtccctcatccctatatttcataaGAGGTTGAATACAGATcctggccacacccaaaagtggtgtgccaacACAAAGATTAGGAGTAGAAAGCGGTCCGGATCCCACaacccggacctcatcatactcccttccaaGAGACAAGATACAAATGAACAAAATCAAAAGATAAAACACTCCTTCCTTCTTCGGCAACTGTGCTACTCGTGTTCTTCCGACCGAACTCGAATGTTGGATATTCCCATTTCTTCCATTCTAATGATGTCCTTTAGGGGTCTTGGGGCTGTTTGGGCGGAGAACCTGAGGAAACATTGCTGGCCAAGGCCCATCTTAGCGAGCAGGTCCGCCGCTTGATTCCCCTCCTGGGGGATAAAGGAGGCGCGCATGGTGTACCGGCGCTTGAAGAGGAAAATTCGCGCCATGACCCGGCGGAGATGTGCCGGTCCCCACGTAAAGCCATTGAGGAGTTTGGCGGCTTGCTCTGAGTCCGTCTCGATCCAAATGGGTTGCTCATGTACCCTCGCAAGCTCATGTCCATGATGAGCAGCCATCAATTCGGCCTCTAGGGCTGAGTGTGCGTCAAGGGGGGTTGAGAAGGCCGCGAGCAACTTTCCGGACCAGTCGCGTACCACTCCTCCCCCTCCCGCTCTGTCCGGTGCCCCAGTGTATGCCCCGTCCGTATTGACTTTAATCCACGGGCCTTTAGGGGGGTTCCACTTAACAGACGTCACCAGTGGTCTCGGCCACCTTGAGGCAGGGAGGGTGGCTCGGAATACTCATGCCCATTTgcactcccttccaatgcttcggcttaaTGATTCCGTTAGTCATGTTATTGTAAATGTACATCTGTACTTGCCACACCACATTGTACGGTTTGAATTGGACTTGCTCATGCCGGCTTCTGTTTCGCTCCACCCAAAGGAACCACAGGATGAGGTATGGCGTTACTCGGCAAAGATGTTTAGGGTCTTGTTGTTGGATCCGATGCGACCAGGTCTCAAGCCGATCCGGAATGGTGTCGTTAATCTGTAGGGGAGGTGCCGATCCCCCGAACCACCCGTCGAATTCCCGCCACACACTAGTTGCTCCCCGaccttggatgaagaggtgcTGAAGGGATTCGGTGCTCGGATTccttgggcagcattggcattttgaggccaagtcgatcttcctccattggagtTTAGTATCAACCAGGATTCGATTCGACAGAAGGTGTCAGTTGAAGATTGCAATAGAGTTGGTTAGGCCAGCCCTCCAAATGTCTTCGAGCCCTTGTATCCTCGGTCTAAGTGTGCGGATAGTGTCCCATGTTGTTGCTAGCGTAAATTCTCTGAGGCTAGAAAGGGACCACCTCGGCGTGTCTGGCTCCCCTGCAATGACCGGGGTGTCGAGGATCTGAGATATAACCTGTTGTGGTAGCCCGGCCTGGTCATGGAGTTGTTGGAGCTTGGCTTCATTCCACTCGCCATCCCTGAGGAATTCTTCGACCCGGGAAGTGTGGTTGCCTCTATCATCAAAAGTAAGGGACCGAAGAGTAGAATCACCcacccaaatgtcatcccaaaagtagatttCCCCTTTACCCACAACCCATCGAATGTGAGGGTTCGCCTGATGTCTTGTGCGCATGAGTCTTTTCCAAGTTGGGCTGTTATGCCCGGAGGTGTTGGCCGCAAGGCGGGAGACCTTCTTGCAATATTTTATCATCATATATCTGGCCCAGAGTGAGCATTGCTCtcggaatctccaccataacTTAATGCTAAAGGCTCGGAGTACttctttggtttttcgaactcCGAGCCCTCCTTCGGACGTCGGGAGGCAGATCTGATCCCAACCGATCCAGTGTGTTTTTTTCCTCTCACTTGTCGATCCCCAGAAGAATCGAgccatctgctgatccaattgtTTGAGCGCCCCGGAGGTTGGCTcgatggcttggaagatgtggagTGGCACCGCTTCGAGCATACTCTTGATGAGGGTGAGTCTCCCTCCAAACGAGAGGTGGCGGTGAGCCCACCCTGTGACTCTCGCGGCAAGcttttcccgaaggaacataaacatgtCTGTACGCTTTACACCTCAATAAATAGGGACCCCGAGATAAAGGAAAGGGAAGGTACCTCGAGTGAATCCCCCTTCGGCCTGGATTAGGCCGGCACACCTCTCATGTTTTTTGGCAATGTAGAAGTTACTCTTTACAAGATTGATCTGCTGTCCGGAGATTCCCGCGTATTCATCAAGACAAGCTCTGAGCTGCCTCAGAGGGACTTCtgccgcttgggtgaagattACAATATCGTCggcataggcgaggtggctaATCTCCATGCGTCCCCGAGAGGCTTTAAAGATCATCTCCTTCTTTCCCAGAATGAGTTTGTCCAGAGACATTGAGAGGTAATCCGCAGCAATCACAAATAAGGAGGGTGATATTGGGTCACCTTGTCTAAGGCCGCGAGATGACTTGAAGAACCCGGATGGAACTCATTAATTAAGACCGAAAACCAGCATGAGCCCACACACCTCTCAATCATGGAGATCCATCTGGCGGGGAAGCCCATTCGGTCCATGACCTTGATCAATAGGGGCCACTGGACTCTGTCGTAAGctttagccatatcaatcttgaCCGCAACATTGGGGGCCGGCGCGCTCCTCGGAAGTTCATGGAACACCTCTTGCGCCAAGAGGACGTTATCATTAAGCAGCCGGCCTTTCACAAACCCACTCTGATTTGGCGCAATAACCTGAGGGAGGAGGGGAGATAATCTCCTTGTGAGGattttggtgatgatcttgtttgaAACATTGCACAAGCTAATGGGGCGATAATCACTCCACGAGTCTGGGCCGAGCTTCTTCGGAATGAGTAcgatactcgtggccgtgaTGCTTCGGGGTAGGTAGGCTCCCTCGAAAAATTGCTGGATAGCGGCCACAACATCAATACCGACCGTATCCCAGCAAGATTGATAGAAGGTGGCTGTGAAACCATCCGGTCCAGGGGCGCTATCTCCGGAGATGTCAAATACGGCTTTTTTCACTTCCTCTGTGCTTGGTGGATTCGGTAGGGCTTCCACTTCGGGAGAAGGTGAGAGGCGCTGAATCAAGCCCAAATCCGGCTCCAGGAGTGAGAGGGGTCCCGGGGCAAGGAGGTTTTGGAAGAATTCCACGGCAGAGTTCCTGATCTCCAATTCCTCCGTGAGTTCTCTCCCCCCcccacattgatcttgtggatgcgcaTCCTTAATCTCTTTTGTTTGACCCAACTTTGATAAAATTTGGTGTTCTTGTCGCCTCCGCAAGCCATCTAAGGGTCGCCTTTTGTCTCCAaaagtcctcctccatcttgAGAAGACGGATATACATGGCAATGCTACGGTTAACTTCTGCCCTGTTATCCGGGGAAGGCCTCTCCTCAAATTCTGCTTGGGCCATCGCAATTTTTTCCTCGGTTTCCCTAAGGTTGTCATGAATGTTCCCGAAGACAGCCTTATTCCACTCCTTAacccacatattttgaaagCGAAACGGCCTGCCCTCAGTGTGGGTACGTGGGGTTCTGCACCGGACCAACACGGGGCCATGGTCCGATGAAACCCGAGGTAAGTCTGCTACTCTAGTCGCTTCAAAGCATTGTGCCCAAGGTTCATTCACTAACACTCTATCGAGCCTCTcgaaaaggccattcttggcccatgtaAATTCCGAGCCATCGAACCCCGGATCAAGAACTCTGCAATCTTCAATAGCCtccgcaaagtccaccatttcagctTGTCGGTTAGTGTCACTACCGACTCTATCACCCGTCGaaagaatggtgttgaagtctcCCCCAATGATCCAAGGCGAACCTTCAGTAGCCAGTGCAATTTCCCTCATTTTGTCCCACAAATGGATCCTTTCGCCCCTTGTGCATTTAGCATAAACCGCTGAAATGCCAATGTGTCCCACAAGGCGAGGGGACTCAACCCGGCCATGAAGAACTTGATCCGTGTCGCATTCAGCACAGAATCTTGCGCCTTCTTCAGCAAACACCCATATCTTTCCATTCAGATTTGATCCTTGGAAGACGAGCCCCAAGGTCTTGGATAACTTCTCCGGGTCGGGAGCCGTTAGTGGTTCCATTAAtgcaagaaaattaatattatgagacttaattaatctttttaaaacATTTTGGGTGGGcacattcgcgatccccctaacgttccaaaacatgagattgaaAGACATAGTTAACAGTGGAGGTTCGTACCCGGCGGGTGTGAAAGCCCTCCTTGGAATTTGGTAAGTTGATGGTCTTGCGGAGGGTAGCATGTATCACCCTCCGTGATTGACATGGTGGTATCCTCGGCATTTTTGCTCGGCGTCCACTCCACCTCAATGGCATTTTTGCTCGGCGTCCGCTCCACCTCAATGGTATCGCAATCCTCGAACTCATCCCCGTTGGGGGGATTGTATGCTTCCCACACACCCATGTCCTCAAGCTCATTTTCCACGAAGTTTTCCCGAgccatgagggagtagtacCGATTGGTACTCATGTGGTTTTCCACCGTTTGTGACTCAGCCCGATCGAGATTAAAAGGGAGGAAAGAGCCTTTCGATTTCTCTCGAGTACCCGATGCCGAGGGCGCAAGGTACCTTCCCTTATTCGCTCCCTTCGGTgagcctcctcggccgcctccggaAGAGGAGGGAATAGCAATCGGATCTCTAGTGTGTTTAGCGCAATGATGAGCGCTATGATCCTCCTCAATGGGGTGGATGACTAGCTCCATGCCCCCTTCATTTTGCATTTCCCCCATGATGTCCGGCCCCGACCAATTCAGGCCATTGTGCGCATTTGCCTTCGGGTTAAGCCGTTGTTGGTGTACCTTTGTCTTGTTCTTCCCGTGTTGTATCCATTCCGAGTTCCCATCATGCCTTGCACCCTCACTTACTTTCCCGGCTTGA
This window contains:
- the LOC121757643 gene encoding uncharacterized protein LOC121757643; amino-acid sequence: MEPLTAPDPEKLSKTLGLVFQGSNLNGKIWVFAEEGARFCAECDTDQVLHGRVESPRLVGHIGISAVYAKCTRGERIHLWDKMREIALATEGSPWIIGGDFNTILSTGDRVGSDTNRQAEMVDFAEAIEDCRVLDPGFDGSEFTWAKNGLFERLDRVLVNEPWAQCFEATRVADLPRVSSDHGPVLVRCRTPRTHTEGRPFRFQNMWVKEWNKAVFGNIHDNLRETEEKIAMAQAEFEERPSPDNRAEVNRSIAMYIRLLKMEEDFWRQKATLRWLAEATRTPNFIKRLSPSPEVEALPNPPSTEEVKKAVFDISGDSAPGPDGFTATFYQSCWDTVGIDVVAAIQQFFEGAYLPRSITATSIVLIPKKLGPDSWSDYRPISLCNVSNKIITKILTRRLSPLLPQVIAPNQSGFVKGRLLNDNVLLAQEVFHELPRSAPAPNVAVKIDMAKAYDRVQWPLLIKVMDRMGFPARWISMIERQGDPISPSLFVIAADYLSMSLDKLILGKKEMIFKASRGRMEISHLAYADDIVIFTQAAEVPLRQLRACLDEYAGISGQQINLVKSNFYIAKKHERCAGLIQAEGGFTRDMFMFLREKLAARVTGWAHRHLSFGGRLTLIKSMLEAVPLHIFQAIEPTSGALKQLDQQMARFFWGSTSERKKTHWIGWDQICLPTSEGGLGVRKTKEVLRAFSIKLWWRFREQCSLWARYMMIKYCKKVSRLAANTSGHNSPTWKRLMRTRHQANPHIRWVVGKGEIYFWDDIWVGDSTLRSLTFDDRGNHTSRVEEFLRDGEWNEAKLQQLHDQAGLPQQVISQILDTPVIAGEPDTPRWSLSSLREFTLATTWDTIRTLRPRIQGLEDIWRAGLTNSIAIFN